Proteins from one Corynebacterium epidermidicanis genomic window:
- the lexA gene encoding transcriptional repressor LexA has product MSMNAPKKNQPDLAKLTDRQRRILEVIRDAVVLRGYPPSIREIGDAAGLQSTSSVAYQLRQLEEKGYLRRDPNKPRAVDVRVIPDANKKKSGPKVGWKEAKKHAAPEGASPANFIPIVGNIAAGNPILAEQHIEDYFPMPAEIVGDGELFMLQVVGESMRDVGILDGDWVVVRSQPVAEQGEFVAAMLDGEATVKEFHKDSTGIWLLPHNESFSPIPGEEAQIMGKVVSVLRKL; this is encoded by the coding sequence ATGTCGATGAACGCGCCCAAAAAGAATCAGCCAGATCTGGCCAAGTTGACCGATCGCCAGCGCCGTATCCTAGAAGTAATCCGCGATGCAGTTGTCCTGCGCGGTTACCCGCCAAGCATCCGCGAGATTGGTGATGCCGCGGGGCTACAATCCACGTCTTCTGTGGCATATCAGCTTCGTCAGCTCGAAGAAAAGGGATACCTCCGCCGGGATCCGAATAAACCACGAGCGGTAGATGTCAGGGTCATCCCCGATGCCAACAAAAAGAAGTCAGGCCCCAAGGTGGGTTGGAAAGAAGCAAAGAAGCATGCAGCGCCGGAGGGGGCGAGCCCAGCTAACTTCATCCCCATCGTCGGCAACATTGCAGCTGGCAATCCGATCCTGGCAGAGCAGCACATTGAGGACTATTTCCCCATGCCCGCGGAGATCGTCGGCGATGGTGAGCTATTCATGCTGCAGGTCGTAGGCGAGTCCATGCGCGATGTCGGCATTTTGGATGGCGACTGGGTTGTAGTTCGCTCACAACCGGTGGCAGAACAAGGTGAGTTTGTCGCTGCGATGCTCGACGGAGAGGCAACGGTCAAGGAATTTCACAAAGATTCCACCGGCATTTGGCTCTTGCCACATAACGAGTCTTTTTCGCCGATCCCAGGCGAAGAGGCACAAATTATGGGCAAGGTAGTATCAGTACTTCGCAAGCTCTAG
- a CDS encoding HPr family phosphocarrier protein gives MKSIKVKVAAATGLHARPATVIAEAAAEFDEDIFIALVDNPDDDEPADASSSLMIMALGAEKDDEVIVTSEDDAAAEKIAELIASDLDA, from the coding sequence ATGAAGTCCATCAAGGTGAAGGTAGCTGCTGCAACTGGTCTGCATGCCCGCCCCGCAACTGTTATCGCTGAAGCCGCTGCCGAGTTCGACGAAGACATCTTTATCGCGCTCGTCGACAACCCTGACGATGACGAACCAGCAGATGCTTCCTCGTCGCTGATGATCATGGCGCTTGGTGCCGAAAAAGATGACGAAGTCATCGTCACTAGCGAAGACGATGCCGCTGCGGAAAAGATTGCTGAGCTCATCGCAAGCGACCTCGACGCCTAA
- the ptsP gene encoding phosphoenolpyruvate--protein phosphotransferase — translation MSENTSLTHNVLQGTGVVEGVIYADAVWHASAPERPQAPREIPEDLRPAELERFTNAVAAVAQRLDKLAASADADAQAILTATAAMARDKGLAKAVRKQINGGIDAEWAIDVAVESFIAQFEKAGGVFAGRVTDLNDIRSRILSELRGEAPPSPPRADTSHSGALVLLADDLAPADTLTLDLSTFAGLVTKGGGPTSHTAIVARQRGLPCVVAVGDGLRAIEAGTPLLVNATAGTITVGADPELAQAAADQFARQQEAAKMWRGPVSMTDGNSVALLANVHDPASARDAAQAPAEGIGLFRTEFALLSAEVEPSTAEQAASYREVFEAFAGKKVVIRTVDAGSDKPVKFLNQDPEENPALGVRGLRIERKHAGVIDRQLEAIKQASELAGRTPESVWVMAPMVDTVAEAQWFVSRARAHGFTAGIMIETPAVALMADAVLREVDFVSIGTNDLTQYTMAADRQISELGDLCDPWQPAVLRLIRMVCAAGETHNVPVGVCGESAADPYLACVLVGLGVKSLSMASPSIVQVGSRLDTHSVADYQAAAQAACAAPDAEAARAAVLELLT, via the coding sequence TTGTCCGAGAACACATCGCTCACCCACAATGTGCTGCAGGGCACCGGAGTTGTGGAGGGGGTTATCTACGCTGATGCAGTGTGGCATGCCTCGGCGCCGGAGCGCCCCCAAGCACCGCGGGAGATCCCTGAAGACCTTCGACCTGCTGAACTCGAACGCTTTACGAACGCGGTAGCCGCCGTAGCGCAGCGTCTGGATAAATTGGCTGCGTCGGCAGATGCTGACGCTCAAGCAATTTTGACTGCGACTGCCGCTATGGCCCGCGACAAAGGCCTGGCCAAGGCCGTGCGCAAGCAAATCAACGGGGGAATCGACGCAGAATGGGCTATCGACGTCGCCGTGGAGTCCTTCATCGCGCAATTTGAAAAAGCAGGTGGCGTGTTTGCCGGACGTGTTACGGACCTCAATGACATCCGTAGCCGCATTCTCAGCGAATTGCGGGGCGAAGCACCACCGAGCCCACCTCGCGCCGACACCTCGCATTCCGGAGCGCTCGTGCTGCTTGCCGACGACCTAGCGCCGGCAGATACCCTCACCTTGGACTTGAGTACATTTGCGGGGCTCGTGACCAAAGGTGGTGGACCAACGAGCCATACAGCGATTGTGGCCCGTCAGCGCGGCTTGCCATGCGTGGTGGCCGTGGGCGATGGTCTGCGTGCGATTGAGGCGGGTACCCCGTTGCTGGTCAATGCCACCGCGGGCACGATCACTGTCGGAGCAGATCCTGAGCTGGCCCAAGCTGCGGCAGATCAGTTTGCTCGTCAGCAGGAAGCTGCGAAGATGTGGCGCGGCCCCGTCTCGATGACCGACGGAAATTCTGTGGCACTGCTAGCCAATGTGCATGACCCCGCCAGCGCTCGAGATGCAGCCCAGGCTCCTGCGGAAGGCATCGGATTGTTCCGTACCGAATTCGCGTTGCTCTCGGCAGAAGTCGAACCATCAACTGCGGAGCAAGCTGCTAGCTACCGCGAAGTTTTTGAAGCCTTTGCCGGGAAGAAGGTGGTCATCCGCACGGTCGATGCCGGTTCGGATAAGCCCGTCAAGTTCCTCAACCAGGATCCAGAGGAAAACCCCGCCTTGGGTGTGCGAGGCCTGCGTATTGAGCGGAAACATGCTGGCGTGATCGACCGCCAGCTGGAAGCAATTAAGCAGGCAAGTGAGCTCGCCGGTCGCACGCCGGAATCGGTATGGGTGATGGCTCCGATGGTGGATACAGTCGCGGAGGCGCAGTGGTTTGTCTCGCGCGCCCGCGCACATGGTTTCACAGCTGGGATCATGATTGAAACGCCAGCTGTGGCGCTCATGGCTGATGCGGTGCTTCGCGAGGTGGATTTTGTATCGATCGGCACCAATGACCTCACGCAGTACACCATGGCTGCCGACCGGCAGATCTCCGAGCTGGGTGATCTGTGTGATCCTTGGCAGCCTGCTGTCCTGCGACTCATCCGGATGGTCTGTGCGGCTGGCGAAACACACAATGTGCCGGTAGGGGTGTGTGGCGAATCAGCAGCCGATCCTTACCTGGCTTGCGTTCTCGTGGGCCTCGGCGTTAAGTCTTTGTCGATGGCGAGCCCATCCATCGTGCAAGTTGGCTCACGCTTGGATACACACAGCGTGGCCGACTATCAGGCGGCCGCGCAGGCGGCGTGCGCAGCGCCGGATGCCGAGGCTGCTCGGGCTGCAGTACTCGAACTGCTTACCTAG
- a CDS encoding uracil-xanthine permease family protein yields the protein MSWTVHGDGKTIQPGAVVAPEERLSWGRTIGIGMQHVIAMFGATLLVPTLTGFPVNTTLLFSGIGTMLFLLITRNRLPSYLGSSFAFIAPLMATHGEGIGVQIGGVLVAGLVLIGIGLAVKAAGARIIDIVMPPTVTGAIVALIGLNLAPTAAKNFATQPLVAGVTLAVILLATVGGRGMIARLGILIGVVVGWVFAALTGNLSEGAAEAVSQAAWIGLPTFHSPEFKLSAILVTLPVIIVLIAENVGHVKAVSAMTGRDMDDLAGDALIADGLATTLAGGFGGSGTTTYAENIGVMAATKVYSTAAYWVAALTAVALAFIPKFGALIFTIPTGVLGGATLVLYGLIGMLGVRIWQDNNVNFNNPVNLTAAAVALVAGIGNLTLTVAGIELEGIAWGSIGVMIGYPILNSIYRTLGEGNR from the coding sequence ATGAGCTGGACCGTCCACGGCGACGGCAAGACTATTCAACCTGGTGCAGTCGTCGCTCCTGAAGAGCGCCTCAGTTGGGGTCGAACCATCGGGATTGGCATGCAACATGTCATCGCGATGTTCGGTGCGACCCTCCTAGTGCCAACGCTTACCGGGTTCCCGGTGAACACAACTTTGTTGTTCTCCGGCATTGGCACAATGCTCTTCTTGCTTATCACTCGCAACCGGCTGCCAAGCTATCTTGGCAGCTCTTTTGCATTTATTGCGCCATTGATGGCTACGCATGGCGAGGGGATTGGCGTACAAATCGGTGGCGTGTTGGTTGCTGGTCTGGTGCTCATTGGGATCGGACTTGCCGTCAAAGCCGCTGGAGCGCGGATCATTGACATTGTCATGCCTCCGACGGTCACGGGTGCCATCGTGGCACTCATCGGCCTGAACCTGGCGCCAACCGCAGCCAAGAATTTCGCCACGCAGCCGCTGGTGGCTGGTGTGACCCTCGCGGTCATCCTGTTAGCCACGGTCGGTGGGCGGGGCATGATCGCCCGGCTCGGAATCCTGATTGGTGTGGTTGTGGGCTGGGTATTCGCAGCTCTGACCGGAAACCTCAGCGAGGGTGCCGCGGAAGCTGTGTCGCAAGCCGCCTGGATTGGTTTGCCGACATTCCACAGTCCAGAATTCAAACTGTCCGCAATCCTGGTGACCCTTCCAGTAATAATCGTGTTGATCGCCGAAAATGTCGGCCACGTCAAAGCAGTCTCCGCTATGACCGGCCGTGATATGGACGACCTGGCCGGCGATGCCCTCATCGCTGATGGCTTGGCGACGACGCTCGCCGGTGGCTTCGGCGGTTCGGGAACTACTACCTACGCGGAAAACATCGGAGTGATGGCCGCGACGAAGGTGTATTCAACGGCCGCCTATTGGGTGGCAGCGCTAACCGCTGTTGCTCTGGCTTTCATCCCTAAGTTTGGCGCGCTCATTTTTACCATCCCAACCGGGGTGCTCGGTGGCGCCACCCTCGTGCTGTATGGCTTGATCGGCATGCTGGGCGTGCGGATTTGGCAAGACAACAACGTGAACTTCAATAACCCGGTCAACCTGACTGCAGCTGCAGTGGCCTTGGTCGCGGGCATCGGCAATTTGACGCTGACTGTTGCCGGCATTGAGCTAGAGGGTATCGCCTGGGGATCGATTGGCGTGATGATCGGCTACCCGATTCTGAATTCGATCTACCGCACACTCGGGGAAGGTAATCGGTAG
- a CDS encoding DeoR/GlpR family DNA-binding transcription regulator: MYAEERRRQIASLTAVEGRVNVTELSQRFEVTAETIRRDLAVLDQEGIVHRVHGGAVATQSFQTTEFSIDTRARSASGAKNAIAREAIAFVPDSHGGIFLDAGTSLASFADVLVAHPNAHRWSLVTNSLSIALSLANSGLDEVQLLGGTVRAITQAVVGDTALRTLALMRADVAFIGTNALTLDHGLSTADSQEAAVKRAMITNAQKVVVLCDSTKMGNDYLVSFAGIDDIDVVITDSGAPQSMVDALRDREIQVIVAS, translated from the coding sequence ATGTACGCGGAAGAAAGACGTCGACAAATTGCTTCATTGACAGCCGTAGAGGGGCGCGTCAACGTCACCGAGCTGTCCCAACGTTTCGAGGTTACTGCCGAGACCATCCGTCGAGATTTGGCGGTGCTCGACCAGGAAGGCATCGTGCATCGCGTGCACGGTGGCGCGGTGGCTACCCAAAGTTTCCAAACCACCGAATTCAGCATTGATACTCGCGCGCGTTCGGCCTCGGGTGCGAAGAACGCTATCGCCCGCGAGGCCATAGCATTTGTACCGGATTCACACGGAGGTATCTTCCTCGACGCAGGAACATCCTTGGCGTCCTTCGCTGACGTTCTTGTTGCCCACCCCAATGCCCACCGCTGGTCATTAGTCACCAACAGTCTTTCTATCGCTTTGAGCTTGGCGAATTCCGGCTTGGACGAAGTTCAGTTGCTAGGCGGCACGGTACGTGCAATTACCCAGGCTGTCGTCGGCGACACTGCTTTGCGGACGTTAGCGCTGATGCGCGCCGATGTGGCATTCATCGGTACCAACGCGCTGACCCTAGACCACGGACTTTCGACGGCGGATTCCCAGGAGGCAGCTGTGAAGCGCGCTATGATCACCAATGCTCAGAAAGTCGTCGTCCTGTGCGATTCTACAAAGATGGGCAACGATTACCTGGTTAGTTTTGCAGGCATTGATGATATTGATGTTGTCATCACAGATAGCGGAGCCCCACAATCCATGGTTGATGCCTTGCGTGACCGCGAAATCCAAGTCATCGTGGCCTCATGA
- a CDS encoding carbohydrate kinase family protein, with the protein MIVTITPTPSLDRTAHSDGITHSDDYHQLTDVYIAPAGGGMNISRVLYLAGQETLAIVPAPDVSQYMRMVGMFGIPCDNIDVPGPIPVHFKVHTPSGQLLEFRDPPMPLDVAQLTMLRDHAVTHAENASWVVLAGQLPSVANSAWFVDVMRAIRLYHPGTKIAVATAGQALSAVLRQVFTTKPDVIALDAEHISINQDVREVVATLIDAEVQHILLCKRRNHFELISGGTSFEATIDSKGTDRLPWIDTALAGLLLVDPDHDPAGALRHSLAYANSPLATQADHAPTPDSLMLNLVRMKA; encoded by the coding sequence ATGATCGTAACCATAACTCCGACGCCATCTCTTGACCGGACCGCACACAGCGACGGCATCACACACAGCGACGATTACCACCAGCTCACCGATGTCTACATCGCGCCAGCAGGTGGCGGAATGAACATCTCACGCGTCCTTTATTTGGCGGGGCAAGAAACACTGGCTATTGTCCCCGCCCCCGATGTCAGCCAGTACATGCGCATGGTCGGTATGTTCGGGATCCCCTGCGACAATATCGATGTTCCCGGCCCGATCCCCGTGCATTTCAAGGTGCACACTCCAAGTGGACAGTTATTGGAGTTTCGCGATCCTCCCATGCCGCTCGATGTCGCTCAGCTCACGATGTTGCGCGATCACGCCGTCACCCACGCGGAAAACGCCAGCTGGGTCGTTCTCGCAGGCCAATTGCCATCAGTGGCAAATTCCGCCTGGTTTGTCGACGTCATGCGCGCCATTCGGCTCTATCACCCAGGTACGAAAATTGCAGTCGCCACCGCGGGCCAGGCCTTGAGTGCGGTGCTGCGGCAAGTGTTCACCACGAAACCCGACGTGATCGCACTGGATGCGGAACATATCAGCATCAACCAGGACGTGAGAGAGGTCGTCGCCACGCTAATCGACGCCGAAGTCCAGCACATACTTTTGTGTAAGCGACGCAATCATTTTGAACTGATTAGTGGTGGCACCAGTTTTGAGGCGACAATTGATTCGAAAGGCACAGACAGGTTGCCGTGGATCGATACCGCTCTTGCAGGGTTGCTTCTCGTCGACCCGGATCACGACCCAGCAGGAGCGCTTCGCCATAGCTTGGCTTACGCAAACTCTCCCCTTGCCACTCAAGCGGACCACGCCCCAACACCGGATTCTCTCATGCTGAACCTAGTCCGCATGAAGGCCTAG
- a CDS encoding 1-phosphofructokinase family hexose kinase yields MILTFTPNPSIDSTLSLAQPLDRGAVQRASAVSRVAGGKGVNVAVATHRAGLKTLAVFPAPTDDAFLRLMSHSGAPFEHIHNEGTVRTNTTIMEIDGTTTKLNGPGASLSAVARKRCETRLGALCVAADWVVLAGSLPPDAPLDWYTQLTALVRDHNPAAHVAIDASDAPLQSVADNLETVAPALLKPNAFELGVLAGIDGHWLEEQATAGIFTDVVAAADGLVKRGVRYVLVTLGQAGAVLVTHQRALHARPPEIDVLSTVGAGDSALAGFLLGLSHNFDEGQALSTAVAYGTAATTLPGTQIPFPAIVHPELVHLSDISDQLPRGSR; encoded by the coding sequence ATGATTCTCACTTTTACTCCCAACCCAAGCATTGACTCCACGTTGTCTTTGGCACAGCCACTGGACCGCGGTGCCGTGCAACGTGCATCCGCAGTGTCCCGGGTAGCGGGTGGGAAAGGCGTCAATGTCGCTGTCGCTACCCACCGCGCGGGATTGAAGACACTCGCGGTTTTCCCCGCCCCCACTGATGATGCATTCTTGCGCCTCATGAGCCACTCCGGTGCCCCATTCGAGCACATCCACAACGAGGGGACAGTACGAACCAATACCACGATCATGGAGATTGATGGCACCACTACTAAATTGAATGGTCCCGGAGCGTCACTGTCTGCGGTCGCCCGCAAACGTTGTGAGACTCGGTTGGGCGCACTGTGCGTGGCTGCCGATTGGGTGGTGCTAGCAGGCTCTTTGCCGCCAGATGCTCCCCTGGATTGGTACACACAGCTCACAGCATTGGTGCGTGATCATAACCCAGCTGCTCACGTCGCGATCGATGCTTCCGATGCGCCATTGCAATCGGTGGCAGACAATCTGGAAACTGTCGCGCCTGCGTTACTGAAACCCAACGCGTTTGAGTTGGGAGTGCTGGCTGGTATCGACGGCCATTGGCTCGAGGAGCAGGCCACCGCTGGAATCTTCACCGACGTTGTCGCCGCGGCGGACGGTTTGGTCAAGCGCGGGGTTCGCTATGTTTTGGTGACTTTGGGCCAGGCAGGCGCGGTGCTGGTGACTCACCAGCGGGCGCTTCACGCCCGCCCACCCGAGATTGATGTGTTGTCTACTGTGGGAGCAGGCGATAGTGCGCTAGCCGGTTTCTTATTGGGTCTGTCGCACAATTTTGATGAGGGCCAGGCACTGTCCACTGCTGTCGCCTACGGGACGGCAGCTACCACGTTGCCGGGAACCCAGATACCTTTCCCGGCTATTGTCCACCCGGAGCTCGTCCACTTGTCTGATATTTCCGATCAACTACCTCGGGGATCGCGGTGA
- a CDS encoding DeoR/GlpR family DNA-binding transcription regulator — protein MLTSRERQADIVAHATKTGHVSVTTLAQQFGVTPETIRRDLKTLERQGAVSRVHGGAVATQSDVQEPGLTQRPFGTNPVQNMRQKRGIATAAVRILPDAEISLFVDSGSTTSEFIRGMAEHRPSALSQVTIVTSSISIASLCADTGFSHIHVVAGRLRPHSRVLVGDQTITELSQLRADYAVFSANGVSCNHGFSTPDPAEAAVKSTMISRARTSVALCDSAKINKDFLVTFARFSDIDVFVTDTGIPAEFAHFLHEHQIQVEQAT, from the coding sequence ATGCTCACTTCTAGAGAGCGACAAGCAGATATTGTCGCCCACGCCACTAAGACTGGCCACGTCTCGGTCACCACCTTGGCCCAACAGTTTGGGGTTACCCCGGAGACGATTCGCCGGGACTTGAAAACATTGGAGCGCCAAGGGGCGGTGTCGCGGGTGCATGGCGGGGCGGTCGCCACCCAGTCCGACGTGCAAGAACCAGGCCTGACGCAACGGCCTTTCGGTACCAATCCTGTGCAGAATATGCGCCAGAAACGTGGCATTGCCACTGCCGCAGTCCGCATTCTTCCCGATGCGGAAATCAGCTTGTTTGTTGACTCTGGCAGTACCACTTCCGAATTCATCCGCGGCATGGCGGAACATCGCCCTTCTGCGCTCTCCCAAGTGACAATTGTCACTAGCTCAATATCCATAGCCTCACTCTGCGCAGACACCGGGTTTAGCCACATCCACGTAGTGGCCGGGCGACTTCGGCCGCACTCGCGCGTGCTGGTGGGAGACCAAACGATCACCGAACTCAGTCAACTCCGCGCCGACTACGCTGTTTTCAGTGCAAATGGGGTCAGTTGCAATCATGGCTTTTCGACGCCCGACCCAGCTGAAGCTGCCGTCAAAAGCACCATGATTTCGCGGGCTCGCACCTCCGTCGCGCTGTGCGATTCTGCCAAAATCAACAAGGATTTCCTTGTCACTTTTGCTAGATTTTCCGATATTGACGTTTTTGTCACCGATACCGGTATTCCGGCAGAGTTCGCTCATTTTCTTCATGAGCACCAAATCCAGGTGGAACAAGCAACATGA
- a CDS encoding PTS fructose transporter subunit IIABC, whose amino-acid sequence MTEELIAEQLIRLDVSGLKSSTDVIDTIAEIIGRCDHNVDLEALRSAFLAREQQSSTGFRGGVAIPHCKTDAISSPAVVFLRLTEEIDFGGPDGPADLILAIATPASGGKAHLKILSRLARKFIDAEFLRSLRTVPDPPSAVRVLRTALASNPAAAHHERLTILAVTSCPTGIAHTYMAADALKEAARKRSDLNLIVEAQGASSVEPIPEEIASTADSVIFATEVAVRNEERFHGLPVVRTGVKRAIDTPNELLDHAVAAAHSPHPARVTAKGASQSSGGVQSPELLNSIRRAIMTGVSYMVPFVAAGGLLLALGFAVGGYDVGMVYQAVLAHHSLSTLPGHEIVTPEGMLSTTKSGLGLYLGSVFYATGQAAMSLVVAALSGYIAFAMAGRPGIAPGFIGGVISVTLGAGFLGGLVTGIIAGTVAYGLTRLRAPHWISSIMPVVVIPLLTSAVVGLAMFLLLGVPLARVLAAMEHWLSTLDGVSSITIGALLGLMMCSDLGGPINKSVYLFATAGLSTQEPSSLAIMATVMASGMVPPLALSLATAMRGQLFTPAERDNGKSAWLMGLSFVSEGAIPFAAADPICVLPSLMAGGALTGALCMLLDVRSSAPHGGIFVIFAIQPVWGFLVAILAGTVVSALLVIALKQFVQPVVSKRNSAELYRKEPYFS is encoded by the coding sequence GTGACCGAAGAACTCATTGCCGAACAGCTAATTCGACTGGATGTCTCGGGGCTCAAATCCAGCACAGATGTTATTGACACGATCGCCGAGATCATCGGCCGATGTGACCACAATGTTGATCTCGAAGCGCTGCGGTCGGCATTCCTGGCCCGAGAGCAACAGTCCAGCACAGGTTTCCGTGGGGGTGTGGCAATTCCGCACTGCAAGACGGACGCGATTTCTTCTCCTGCCGTCGTCTTCTTGCGGCTCACCGAGGAGATCGATTTTGGTGGCCCCGACGGACCCGCTGATCTCATTTTGGCTATTGCCACTCCCGCAAGCGGTGGAAAAGCTCACCTAAAGATCCTTTCCCGCCTAGCTCGAAAATTCATTGACGCCGAGTTTCTGCGATCCCTGCGTACGGTCCCCGATCCTCCTTCAGCCGTTAGGGTCTTACGAACTGCCCTAGCGTCCAATCCAGCTGCAGCGCACCACGAACGCTTAACAATCCTCGCCGTCACATCGTGTCCGACGGGGATTGCCCATACGTACATGGCTGCCGATGCCCTCAAGGAGGCCGCGCGGAAGCGCAGCGACCTTAACCTCATCGTGGAAGCCCAAGGAGCGTCCTCGGTGGAGCCGATTCCTGAGGAAATAGCCAGCACCGCTGACTCAGTCATCTTTGCTACTGAGGTCGCGGTACGCAATGAGGAGCGTTTCCATGGCCTGCCGGTTGTTCGCACTGGGGTGAAACGCGCGATCGACACCCCGAACGAGCTGCTCGACCACGCAGTAGCCGCAGCTCACTCCCCTCATCCGGCTCGCGTGACGGCCAAGGGGGCGTCGCAAAGTTCGGGCGGTGTGCAGTCCCCCGAGCTGCTGAATTCAATCCGCAGAGCCATTATGACGGGGGTGTCTTACATGGTGCCTTTTGTCGCCGCGGGTGGCCTGCTCTTGGCATTGGGCTTTGCGGTGGGTGGCTACGACGTAGGGATGGTGTATCAGGCGGTGCTGGCGCATCACTCGCTAAGTACACTGCCGGGGCATGAGATTGTCACCCCGGAGGGGATGCTGAGCACCACCAAGTCCGGTTTGGGTCTTTATCTCGGTTCGGTGTTCTATGCCACCGGACAAGCTGCGATGAGCCTGGTGGTCGCGGCGCTGTCAGGTTATATTGCTTTTGCCATGGCTGGGCGTCCAGGTATTGCCCCCGGATTTATCGGCGGGGTGATCTCAGTCACGCTGGGGGCCGGGTTTTTGGGAGGTCTCGTAACTGGAATCATCGCCGGCACCGTCGCCTACGGATTGACGAGGCTTCGGGCCCCACACTGGATTTCCTCAATAATGCCAGTGGTGGTAATCCCGCTATTGACCAGCGCAGTTGTGGGGCTTGCGATGTTTTTGTTGTTGGGTGTTCCTCTGGCTCGTGTTTTGGCCGCCATGGAGCATTGGCTTTCAACTCTCGACGGCGTTTCCTCTATCACAATCGGCGCTCTCCTCGGTTTGATGATGTGCTCAGACCTCGGCGGCCCAATTAATAAGTCTGTCTACTTGTTTGCAACCGCTGGTTTGTCCACTCAAGAGCCCAGCAGCTTAGCGATCATGGCTACCGTCATGGCCTCAGGAATGGTGCCGCCGCTAGCATTGTCGCTAGCAACGGCCATGCGTGGCCAGCTATTTACGCCGGCTGAGCGCGACAACGGCAAATCAGCTTGGTTAATGGGGCTGTCGTTCGTGTCTGAAGGAGCGATCCCTTTTGCCGCCGCCGACCCCATTTGTGTTCTGCCGTCCTTGATGGCGGGAGGCGCACTCACGGGGGCGCTCTGCATGCTTCTCGACGTCCGTTCCAGCGCGCCACACGGAGGTATTTTCGTCATCTTCGCCATCCAACCCGTTTGGGGCTTCTTGGTGGCGATTCTGGCTGGGACAGTGGTGTCTGCACTGCTGGTCATCGCCCTAAAACAGTTTGTCCAGCCCGTGGTTTCAAAAAGAAATTCAGCCGAGTTGTATCGGAAAGAACCGTACTTTAGCTAG